A segment of the Rhizobium sp. ZPR4 genome:
GCCAGGCCGTGACTCAGGTGACGATCGAGAAGCGCCGTGTCTGGTCGCTGGCCGATGCCCGAGTCATTCTCGACCGTATGATTGGTGAGATCACCGATTGGACGGCGCTGGAACATTATCTGCTGAGCTACATGACGACGGCCAGCGAGCGGGTGACGGCGATGGCCAGCGCCTTTGCCGCCTCGCTTGAGCTGGTGCGCGAAGGGCAGCTGGAAATTCGCCAGGAGGGCGCGTTTCAGCCGCTCTATATGCGGCGCGGGACGAAGCATTCGTCGCTGGAAGCAGCGGAATAGGGCAGGGAAGAGCGTGAGCGAATCGGACGGCGAACATCAGCATTTGGAGTACGAGGCGGAAACATCCGATCTCGATGATCGTCGGCTGAGCGAGGCCGAGCGCATCGCCGAAGCGCTGGTTTTCGCCTCGGCACAGCCGGTCTCCGAGGCTTTCATTGCCGAGCGCGTTGCGCGCGGAGTCGATATTCCCGCCGTCATGCAGAAGCTGAAGGCCGATTACGCCATGCGCGGCGTCAATCTCGTGCAGGTGGATGGCGCCTGGGCTTTCCGCACGGCTGCGGATCTTTCCTTCGTGATCCGGCGCGACGAGAGCGAGGTGCGCAAGTTGTCGCGCGCGGCGCTGGAGGTGCTGGCCATCATCGCCTACCACCAGCCTGTGACGCGCGCCGAGATCGAGGATATCAGGGGCGTGCAGACCTCCAAGGGCACACTCGATGTCCTGATGGAGTCCGGCTGGGTCCGCTTCCGCGGCCGCCGCCGCACACCGGGGCGACCCGTAACTCTCGGTACGACACGCGATTTCCTCGATCATTTCGGCTTGGAAGAACTGCGCGATCTGCCCGGTCTCGAAGAGTTGAAGGGGGCGGGGTTATTGTCAGGCCGGATTCCGGCCAATTTCAACATCCCGTCGCCCTTGATGAATGACGAACTGACCGAGGACGAAGATCCGATCACCCAAATGGATCTGGAAGAGCTCGGCATCCTGCCGCCGAGCGGCGCAAGCTCAGGGGATTAGGGCATTGCTCGGTCCCCGAAAGGCGACCGCAATCGCATCTGCAGATTTTCGCAAAACGGCGCGTCAGGTCTCTCTTTCGCCATCAGCGGATGCGAATATACACATCATCCTCTTGGCTTGGAGACGTTTGGTCGCCCGCATGGGCGTTCGTCATCCCGATATGCGTGGATGCAGTACATTTTGGTGTTTGAAAAACATCCACAAACGTCTTACATCGGAAAGACACTGTAATTGGGAGTTAAAGCAATGGGTTCTCTAAGCATATGGCACTGGCTGATCGTCCTGGCCATCGCGCTGTTGTTGTTCGGCCGTGGAAAGATCCCGGAGCTGATGGGTGATGTCGCCAAGGGCATCAAGAGCTTCAAGAAGGGCATGAACGACGACGAAGATACGTCGACGTCCACGTCGACGACGTCCCGTACGGTCGAGCACAAGGCTGACGAAACGAAGTAATCATGTCGGGCAGGCGCCAAGCTGAAAGGCTTGCCGTTGGCCCAGGAGCCTTTGCATGTTCGATATAGGCTGGTCCGAGCTCGTGATTATCGCCGTCGTGGCCTTGGTCGTAATCGGTCCCAAGGAATTACCGTCGACCTTGCGGACGATCGGTAAGATGACGGCGCGAGCCAGGAAGGTCGCTGGCGAATTTCGTGCCCAGTTCGACGAAGCCATGCGCGAGGCGGATCTGGACGACGTGCGCCAGACGATCGCCGATGCGCAGAAGCTCAATCCAGTCAACTCGCTGCGGGAAGCCATGAACCCGCTGCGTGATATGGGCAACGAGATAAAGGCGGATCTGCAGCGTGCCGCAACGCCGGACAAAGCAGCACCTGCAGCAACGCCATTGCCGTCTGAACCTGTTCCGGGCGTTTCGTCCGGCCTGCCGGAAGCACTAGCTGCCACGTCGACGACGCCTGCCGCTTCGAGCAGTCCGTCGCCGGCGGCTGCTCCCGAGGCAGTGGCAGCGGTCGCTCCACAGCCGGTAGCCGCTGCGAGTGAAACTGTCGAGAAGCTTAAGGCCGTGCGCAAACCGCGTCCGAAGGCCGTCACCAAGCTTGACGACGTTGCAGCCGCCGCCGTCCAGACGCCCGTCGTGACGGAAAAACCAAAGCGTGCCCCGCGCAAGGTCGCGACCGCTGCAGCCGTAGAAAAGACGCCTCCAGCTCCCAGGAAGCGCCCGACCGCTACAGCCAGCAAGGCGACGCCTAAAACGCCCAAGAAGAAGGACCAGGCATGACGGGTGACATCGACGATAAGCCGCAGCCGCTTATCGAACACCTCATGGAATTGCGCACGCGGCTGATCTGGTCGCTCGTGTCGTTCTTCGTCGCCTTCATTGCATGTTTCGCAGTAGCGAAGCATCTTTTCAATTATCTGGTCTATCCATACAAATGGGCCGTCGAATGGGCTCATCTCGATCTCGCAAAGGCCGAGTTGATCTATACGGCGCCGCAGGAATTCTTCTTTACGCAGGTCAAGGTCGCCATGTTCGGCGCCTTGGTGATCTCCTTCCCGATCATCGCCGCGCAGATCTATAAGTTCGTGGCGCCAGGCCTCTACAAGAACGAGCGCAACGCTTTCCTTCCGTTTCTGATTGCGTCCCCCGTTTTGTTTTTGATGGGTGCTGCGCTCGTCTACTTTTTCTTCACGCCCATGGTGATGTGGTTCTTCCTGAAGATGCAGCAGACGGGTGGCGATGGTCAGGTCGGTATCCAGCTGATGCCGAAGGTCTCGGAATATCTGAGCCTTATCATGACGCTGGTCTTCTCTTTCGGCCTGGTTTTCCAGCTGCCTGTCATTACGACGCTGCTTGCGCGCGTTGGCCTGCTGACCTCGTCCTGGCTGGCGGAAAAGCGCAAGTTTGCCATCGTTTTCGCCTTCATCGTCGCCGCTGTGCTGACGCCGCCGGATCCGATGTCCCAGATCGGCCTTGCACTGCCGACGATCCTTCTCTACGAGATTTCCATCTACGCGGCGCGACTCGTGGAACGCCAGCGTAAGCGGCAAGCGCTTGAAGAGAGTGGCGGGGCTTCCGAGATCACCAAGACGGACGACGTCTAGGCGCGGAAGGCTTAGCCTCGTTTCCCAGCTATTGCCGTTTCGACCTCCGACCGAGACCTCGGTCGGAGTTATACTCATGTCAAACGACCTGGAACGAAGATGCTTGATATCAGATGGATTCGTGAGAATGCCGAGGCTTTCGATGCAGCGCTTGCCAAGCGCGGTGCGGAGCCTCAGTCGCAAAGCCTCATCGCGCTCGACGAGAAGCGCCGCTCCGTCATTCAGTCCGTCCAGGATATGCAGTCCCGCCGCAATGCCGCCTCGAAGGAGATCGGCGCGGCGATGGCGCAGAAGAACAGCGAACTTGCCGACAAGCTGAAGGCTGAAGTCGCAGACATCAAAGTCTCTCTTCCAGCTGCGGAAGAGCAGGAACGCGCGCTGACGGCCGAGCTCAACGATGCGCTGTCGCGTATTCCGAACATCCCGCTCGAGGACGTGCCCGTCGGCAAGGACGAGCATGACAATGTCGTCAAGCACGTCTGGGGCGCCAAGCCGACCTGGAACCATCAGCCGAAGGAACACTACGAGATCGGCGAAGAGCTCGGCTATATGGATTTCGAGCGCGCTACGAAGCTTTCTGGTTCGCGCTTCACAGTGCTGACTGCGCAGCTTGCTCGCCTCGAACGGGCGCTTGGCCAGTTCATGCTCGATCTGCATACCGGCGAGCACGGTTACACTGAAGTCAGCGCGCCGCTGATGGTGCGTGACGAGGCAATGTTCGGAACTGGCCAGCTGCCGAAATTTGCCGAGGATTCGTTCAGGACCACGGATGGTCGCTGGCTGATCCCGACGGCGGAGGTTTCGCTGACCAATCTCGTCTCCGGCGAAATCCTCGATCACGAGAAGCTGCCGCTGCGTTTCACGGCCCTGACGCCGTCCTTCCGCTCGGAGGCCGGCTCTGCCGGCCGCGATACCCGCGGCATGCTGCGTCAGCATCAGTTCTGGAAGTGCGAGCTGGTATCGATTACCGACTCTGAGAGCTCCATTGCCGAGCACGAACGGATGACCGCCTGCGCCGAGGAAGTGCTGAAGCGTCTCGGCCTGCATTATCGGGTCATGACGCTGTCGACAGGCGATATGGGTTTTGGCGCGCGCAAGACCTATGACCTGGAAGTCTGGCTGCCGGGGCAGGATACCTATCGCGAAATCTCTTCCTGCTCGGTCTGCGGTGATTTCCAGGCCCGGCGCATGAATGCCCGCTATCGCGGCAAGGACGACAAGAGCACGAAATTCGTCCACACGCTGAACGGTTCCGGCACGGCGGTCGGCCGCTGCCTGATCGCGGTGCTTGAGAATTATCTCAATGCCGATGGCTCGGTCACTGTCCCGGACGTACTCCTGCCATATATGGGTGGTCTGAAAAGGATCGAAAAAGCAGCATAATCGAGCGGTGGGGCGATGCGTATTCTTCTGACCAATGATGACGGCATTCACGCTGAAGGTCTGGCGGCATTGGAGCGTATCGCCCGTACCCTGTCTGATGACGTCTGGGTCGTCGCGCCGGAGACGGATCAGAGCGGCCTTGCTCACTCATTAAGCTTGTCCGAGCCGTTGCGCATGCGCAAAGTCTCGGACAAGCATTATGCACTCAGGGGAACGCCGACCGATTGCGTCATCATGGCGATCCGCAAGGTGCTGGATATCAAGCCCGATCTCGTGCTTTCCGGCGTCAATTCCGGCTCGAACGTCGCCGACGACGTCACCTATTCCGGAACCATCGCCGGCGCCATCGAAGGCACGCTGCAGGGCGTACGCTCCTTCGCGCTGAGCCAGGCCTATGTCTATGACAACGGTGCGCGGGTCGTTCCCTGGGAGGTGGCGGAGACCCATGCCCCGGCCTTGCTTAACAAGCTGATGAATGTCGATCTGCCTGACGGTACCTTCCTCAATCTGAATTTTCCGAATTGCCGTCCCGACGAAGTCGACGGAGCGGAAGTGACCGCACAGGGCAATCTTGCCTTCAATGTGCAGGTCGAGGAGCGGGCCGACGGCCGCGGCTTCCCTTACTATTGGCTTCGCTTCGGCGAGCGGAGTGGTATCTTCCGTCCGGGGACTGATATTCAGGCGTTGAAACAAAATCGTATTTCGGTAACGCCTTTGAAACTCGATTTGACGGATTATTCGGCGCAAGACCGCGTGGCGCGGGCGCTCGGTATGGAGTAGCGGATTGACACCTCGTTTGGTGGAAAAGGAAGGCTTTGCGGCCGTGGTTCTGCGGTTGCGGGCGGAAGGCATATTGGACATCGATCTGATGACGGCGGTCGAGCAGACGCCGCGCCTGCCTTTCGTGCCGGCGCAATTTGGCGATGATGCCTATTCCAGCCGGACGATTCCGATTGATTGCGGCGCCTTCATGGAGGGCATTGATCTCGTCGTGCGTATTCTCCACGGATTGAAGATCAAGCCCGGTCATCGCGTTCTCGAAATTGGGACGGGCAGCGGCTTTACCGCCGCGGTCATGGGACGAATCGTCGAGCGCGTATTGACCGTCGATCGCTATAAGACGCTGACGACTTCGGCTCAGCAGCGCATGGATGCGCTCGGCCTGCGCAATGTCATCATCCGCCAGGCCGATGGCAGCGCCGGTCTGCCGGGCGAGGGCACCTTCGACCGTATCCTGGTCACCGCGGCCTTCACGACGATGCCGCGGTTCTATGCCGAGCAGCTGGTGTCCGGCGGCTCGATGATAGCCCCGCTTATCGTCGATGACCGTACTTGCCGCCTGGTTCGCTTGACAAAGACCGGCAGTCGATTCGAGCGCGAAGAATTATTCGACGTTCCCTACCAGCCCATCGTGCCTCTTCTCGCCTCCTATCTTTGAGGCTGAGTTCGGGCGGATGCCCGTGAAACAGGCGCTTTGAGCCGTTTCATTTTCTATGGTTAGCAATTCCTCAAAAAAACACATGCCGCACCAGTGCTTTAACCGCATGGTAAGATTAACGCGCTTTAATCGACCCATAATCGGTTGCGTCTTAAGTGGGTCGAGTCATGGGTTTCAGTCTTTCTTCAAACTACGGTAAATCGGCAGGGAAAGTCCTGGTGGCCATCCTCCTGGCGAGCACTGCAACAGCTTGTAGTTCAGACACGACCCGTTTCAGCGGGCTCTTCAATAAAACGGACAATGTGACGACGGGGTCGATCAATCGCCGCGGCCTCAATGGTCCGAATGGTGATCCGGTGCCGCGCGCCGATGTTGCTCAGGCGGGCGGTTACGGCCAGCAGGATTATTCGCAGCAGAGTGCACCGGTGTCGCAACCATATCCGAACTCTCCGGCTCGCTATAATCCATCTTATTCCAGCGCACGGGCATCGACCGCGCCTGTCGCAATACAGCGCACCGATCTTGCTGCTCCGAGCGCTTCCGCCAGCGCCGGCAGTCCTCGTCGGGTGCAGCAGGCGGAATCGGAGGCGATGGCGCAACCGTTCCCAGCATCGCGCAACAACAACGGCTCCCGCGCCGCACCGGCACTTGCTCCCGACACCATGTCGACGGGCACGATCAAGGCCGCTGCCGCGCCGCAGATGTCGCCCGGCTGGACTACGGTCAATGCGCCGAGCGTGACGCTGCATCAGGGTGAGAATATCGCGCTTCTTTCGCGCCGCTACGGCGTTCCGGAAAAGGAAATCCTGCGCGCGAACGGCCTGCGCAATGGCGCCGGCGCGCAACCAGGCCAGCAGATCGTCATCCCGACGATGAATGGCGCAGGTGTCTCAGGTCCGGCCAAGATGGCCTCTGAGGCGACGGACCTTTCCAAGGGCGGCAAGATGCCCGGCCCGGCCAAGGCGCCGCAGCAGGAAGCGCTCGCGCTGCCGTCCGGCAACCAGATGCGCGGCAAGTCCCAGGCTGGCCTTGCCGATCCCAACAAGCTTGCCGCAGGCAATGGCAAAGGCCCGACGCCAAAGGGTACCTATGTCGTCAAGCCGGGCGATTCGCTGGCGAGAATTGCCAAGGAAAGCGGCGTCTCCGTCGCCGAACTGAAGCGCGCGAACAACATGCAAGCCGGCGATAGCATTCGCATCGGGCAGGCGCTGGCATTGCCGCATGGTGGGGTTGCTTCGGCGGATCCGGTCAAGACCGCTTCGATTGAGCCGCAGAAGGCGTCGGTTAAGCCGGGCGCGCTCCCCGTCGAGCCGAAGCAGGCTGCTGCCGATCCGATTGCCAAGCAGGCGCCCAAGGTTGTTGCCCATGCCGATGCGGCACCCGACGCCGCTGCCAAGCCGAAGGAAGTTGCCTCCGCCTCGCCGAGCCAGTCCATCAACGATGCTGCCAAGTCCGATGCGCAGGCGGATGCGCCTGAGGCAACCGGTATCGGCAAGTATCGCTGGCCGGTCCGCGGCGCTGTCGTCGCCGGCTATGGCTCCAACGTCAATGGCAGCCGTAACGACGGTATCGACATTTCCGTTCCCGAGGGTACGCCGATCAAGGCTGCCGAAAACGGTGTGGTCATCTATGCCGGCAACGGCCTGAAGGAACTCGGCAACACGGTCCTCGTCCGCCACGACGACGGCACGGTCACGGTCTACGGCCACGCCGATGCGCTCAGCGTGACCCGCGGCCAGAAGGTCCAGCGCGGTCAGACGCTGGCAACATCGGGCATGAGCGGCAATGTCAGCCAGCCGCAGCTGCACTTCGAAGTCCGCAAGAATTCGGCTCCGGTCAACCCAATGACGTTCCTTGAATAGGTAGTGCGTCTCAAGGACTCTGCAAAAAGCCCGGTCAACGCCGGGCTTTTTGTCGTTTATGGCTTGGTCTTGAAGATCAGTCGCGGTCGAGTGTGATGCGCAGCCGGCCGCCAAGATCCTGGATATATTGCCAGGCGACACGGCCGGAGCGAGCGCCGCGCGTCGTCGCCCATTCCAGGGCCTCGTGGTGCATTCGCGCGCGATCGAGGCCAAGCTTGAAGTGATCGGCATAGGCATCGATCATCTGCAGATAGTCTTCCTGGCTGCACTTGTGGAAACCGAGCCAGAGGCCGAAGCGATCGGAGAGCGAAACCTTCTCTTCGACGGCTTCCGACGGGTTGATTGCCGTCGACTGCTCGTTTTCCATCATGTGGCGCGGCAGCAGGTGCCGACGGTTGGATGTGGCGTAAAACAGCACATTGTCTGGCCGGCCCTCGACGCCGCCGTCCAGTGCCGCTTTCAACGACTTATAGGCAGTATCGTCATGGTCGAAGGAGAGGTCGTCGCAGAAGATGATGATGCGATGCGGTGTTGCCTTCAGGATATCCAGCAGCACCGGCAGCGAGGAAATATCCTCGCGATGCACCTCAATCAGTTTCAGCGAAACGCCGGTCGCCCGGCGCACGTCTTCGTGCACCGCCTTGACCAGCGAGGATTTACCCATGCCGCGTGCGCCCCAGAGCAGCACGTTGTTGGCGGCAAAGCCTTCCGCGAAACGCAGCGTGTTCTCGTGCAGAATGTCGCGCACGTGATCGACGCCACGGATGAGGGTCAGCGCCACACGGTTCGGCCGCGGGACGGGTTGCAAATGAAGTCGGGCAGGGGCCCAGACGAAGCAGTCGGCGGCATTCCAGTCATTGACCGCCGGGGCCGGTCCGGCCAGACGTTCGACAGCATCGGCAAGGCGACGGACTTCGGCAAGGATCAGGGCGTTTTGGTCTTCAGTCACCGTTTCCTCCTGAATATTGAACAAGAAAGTCGTAAAATGCGCGCGCTGTCTTGCCGGGTATCATGCTCCTTTGGGGGCTGAAAGGCTAACAGACCGGGAAAACGGTACGGTTTGCGGCTGTTTTTGTTGCAATCGCCATGCGCGTAACTATATTCCGGCCACCTGACGCGGGGCCTTGTTCCCGCTAGGAGTTCAAGGGAGTTCTCGATGTTTATCACCAACGCATATGCGCAGAGCGCAACAGATTCGGCTGCGAGTGCCTTCGGCGGTTCCGGCTTTGAAATGATCATCCTGTTTGTGCCGCTGATGGTCGTTTGGTATTTCCTTCTCATCCGCCCGCAGCGTGCGCAGGCAAAGAAGCGTGACGAGATCCTGAAGAACATTCGTCGCGGCGATCAGATTGTCACCAGCGGCATCGTCGGCAAGGTCACCAAGGTCATCGACGAAAAGGAACTGGAAGTCGAGATCGCCGAAGGCGTGCGCATCCGCGTCGTCCGCAGCGCCATTTCCGAGGTTCGCGTCAAGGGTGAGCCCGTCAAGGCAGACGCCGCGTAAGGCACTTTACTGGAGGCGGCGCCCGGCGCCGCTGCGCATCTTCGAAATTCGGCATCGACTTTCTTGAAGGACTGTGCACAAATTCAAGGTGTTACTGCGCCCTTTGCATTTTCTGTCGAAGGTAGGGCGCAGTAAGGAAGTCCTAATTCGAGAGAGCGATGTTGCACGTCTCCTGGTGGAAGACCGCCCTAATCTGGTTCGTCGTTCTCTTGAGCGTGCTTCTGGCCGCTCCCAACCTGCTTGGCGAGCGCGCGCTTTCATCCTTTCCTGCATGGTGGGCGCATCGAAAGATCGAGCTTGGCCTCGATCTTCGCGGTGGATCGCATCTGCTGCTGAAGATCGAGCGGGGTGATGTCGAAAAAGATCGCCTGGAAAGCATCGTCGGCGATATCGCGACCCGGTTGCGCACCGTCAATGTCGCCTATTCGGGCCTCACCGGCACCGGCCGGAAGATCCAGCTTCGCGTCAGCGATCCCGCACAGGTCCAGACAGCCCTGACGGCATTGCGGCCGCTGACTGCGGGGCCGGACAAGCCGTCCGTCGCTCTGTCCCAAGGGGACAACGGCGCGCTGACGCTCGATATCACCGATGCCGACATCAACAGCCATGTGTCGTCGGCGATCGCCCGCGCAATAAAGGTCATCCACGCCCGTATCGCGCAACTCGACGTCGGGGAACCTTTGATCCGCCGGCAGGGATCTGACCGTATCGTCGTTCAGGTGCCTGATCTTGCTGACGCGCAGCGGTTGAAAAACCTTCTCGGCCAGCCGGCCAAACTCAGTTTCCGCCTTATCGATCAGTCGATGTCGGTGCAGGACGCCATGGACAAGCAGCCTCCTGCCGGGTCCGATGTGCTGTTTTCCGAAGACGATCCGCCCGTCGGCTATCTCGTGCAGCGGCAGCCGCTGCTCTCGAACGTCGATTTTTCCGATGCCATCGCGAGCGTTGACAATCAAAAGGGCGAGGGTGCCGTCTCGGTCAAGTTGACCCCGGAGGCAACGCATCGCTTCGCGCAGGCAACCGCGAGCAATCTCGGCAAGATCATCGTCGTCGTGCTTGACGATCAGGTCATCTCCGCCGCTTCTCTGAAGACGGTTATCGCAACA
Coding sequences within it:
- a CDS encoding DUF815 domain-containing protein, producing the protein MTEDQNALILAEVRRLADAVERLAGPAPAVNDWNAADCFVWAPARLHLQPVPRPNRVALTLIRGVDHVRDILHENTLRFAEGFAANNVLLWGARGMGKSSLVKAVHEDVRRATGVSLKLIEVHREDISSLPVLLDILKATPHRIIIFCDDLSFDHDDTAYKSLKAALDGGVEGRPDNVLFYATSNRRHLLPRHMMENEQSTAINPSEAVEEKVSLSDRFGLWLGFHKCSQEDYLQMIDAYADHFKLGLDRARMHHEALEWATTRGARSGRVAWQYIQDLGGRLRITLDRD
- a CDS encoding twin-arginine translocase TatA/TatE family subunit; translated protein: MGSLSIWHWLIVLAIALLLFGRGKIPELMGDVAKGIKSFKKGMNDDEDTSTSTSTTSRTVEHKADETK
- a CDS encoding protein-L-isoaspartate(D-aspartate) O-methyltransferase codes for the protein MTPRLVEKEGFAAVVLRLRAEGILDIDLMTAVEQTPRLPFVPAQFGDDAYSSRTIPIDCGAFMEGIDLVVRILHGLKIKPGHRVLEIGTGSGFTAAVMGRIVERVLTVDRYKTLTTSAQQRMDALGLRNVIIRQADGSAGLPGEGTFDRILVTAAFTTMPRFYAEQLVSGGSMIAPLIVDDRTCRLVRLTKTGSRFEREELFDVPYQPIVPLLASYL
- the scpB gene encoding SMC-Scp complex subunit ScpB is translated as MEYEAETSDLDDRRLSEAERIAEALVFASAQPVSEAFIAERVARGVDIPAVMQKLKADYAMRGVNLVQVDGAWAFRTAADLSFVIRRDESEVRKLSRAALEVLAIIAYHQPVTRAEIEDIRGVQTSKGTLDVLMESGWVRFRGRRRTPGRPVTLGTTRDFLDHFGLEELRDLPGLEELKGAGLLSGRIPANFNIPSPLMNDELTEDEDPITQMDLEELGILPPSGASSGD
- the surE gene encoding 5'/3'-nucleotidase SurE, with amino-acid sequence MRILLTNDDGIHAEGLAALERIARTLSDDVWVVAPETDQSGLAHSLSLSEPLRMRKVSDKHYALRGTPTDCVIMAIRKVLDIKPDLVLSGVNSGSNVADDVTYSGTIAGAIEGTLQGVRSFALSQAYVYDNGARVVPWEVAETHAPALLNKLMNVDLPDGTFLNLNFPNCRPDEVDGAEVTAQGNLAFNVQVEERADGRGFPYYWLRFGERSGIFRPGTDIQALKQNRISVTPLKLDLTDYSAQDRVARALGME
- a CDS encoding LysM peptidoglycan-binding domain-containing M23 family metallopeptidase, whose product is MGFSLSSNYGKSAGKVLVAILLASTATACSSDTTRFSGLFNKTDNVTTGSINRRGLNGPNGDPVPRADVAQAGGYGQQDYSQQSAPVSQPYPNSPARYNPSYSSARASTAPVAIQRTDLAAPSASASAGSPRRVQQAESEAMAQPFPASRNNNGSRAAPALAPDTMSTGTIKAAAAPQMSPGWTTVNAPSVTLHQGENIALLSRRYGVPEKEILRANGLRNGAGAQPGQQIVIPTMNGAGVSGPAKMASEATDLSKGGKMPGPAKAPQQEALALPSGNQMRGKSQAGLADPNKLAAGNGKGPTPKGTYVVKPGDSLARIAKESGVSVAELKRANNMQAGDSIRIGQALALPHGGVASADPVKTASIEPQKASVKPGALPVEPKQAAADPIAKQAPKVVAHADAAPDAAAKPKEVASASPSQSINDAAKSDAQADAPEATGIGKYRWPVRGAVVAGYGSNVNGSRNDGIDISVPEGTPIKAAENGVVIYAGNGLKELGNTVLVRHDDGTVTVYGHADALSVTRGQKVQRGQTLATSGMSGNVSQPQLHFEVRKNSAPVNPMTFLE
- the tatC gene encoding twin-arginine translocase subunit TatC; the protein is MTGDIDDKPQPLIEHLMELRTRLIWSLVSFFVAFIACFAVAKHLFNYLVYPYKWAVEWAHLDLAKAELIYTAPQEFFFTQVKVAMFGALVISFPIIAAQIYKFVAPGLYKNERNAFLPFLIASPVLFLMGAALVYFFFTPMVMWFFLKMQQTGGDGQVGIQLMPKVSEYLSLIMTLVFSFGLVFQLPVITTLLARVGLLTSSWLAEKRKFAIVFAFIVAAVLTPPDPMSQIGLALPTILLYEISIYAARLVERQRKRQALEESGGASEITKTDDV
- the serS gene encoding serine--tRNA ligase; translated protein: MLDIRWIRENAEAFDAALAKRGAEPQSQSLIALDEKRRSVIQSVQDMQSRRNAASKEIGAAMAQKNSELADKLKAEVADIKVSLPAAEEQERALTAELNDALSRIPNIPLEDVPVGKDEHDNVVKHVWGAKPTWNHQPKEHYEIGEELGYMDFERATKLSGSRFTVLTAQLARLERALGQFMLDLHTGEHGYTEVSAPLMVRDEAMFGTGQLPKFAEDSFRTTDGRWLIPTAEVSLTNLVSGEILDHEKLPLRFTALTPSFRSEAGSAGRDTRGMLRQHQFWKCELVSITDSESSIAEHERMTACAEEVLKRLGLHYRVMTLSTGDMGFGARKTYDLEVWLPGQDTYREISSCSVCGDFQARRMNARYRGKDDKSTKFVHTLNGSGTAVGRCLIAVLENYLNADGSVTVPDVLLPYMGGLKRIEKAA
- the yajC gene encoding preprotein translocase subunit YajC, with translation MFITNAYAQSATDSAASAFGGSGFEMIILFVPLMVVWYFLLIRPQRAQAKKRDEILKNIRRGDQIVTSGIVGKVTKVIDEKELEVEIAEGVRIRVVRSAISEVRVKGEPVKADAA
- the tatB gene encoding Sec-independent protein translocase protein TatB — its product is MFDIGWSELVIIAVVALVVIGPKELPSTLRTIGKMTARARKVAGEFRAQFDEAMREADLDDVRQTIADAQKLNPVNSLREAMNPLRDMGNEIKADLQRAATPDKAAPAATPLPSEPVPGVSSGLPEALAATSTTPAASSSPSPAAAPEAVAAVAPQPVAAASETVEKLKAVRKPRPKAVTKLDDVAAAAVQTPVVTEKPKRAPRKVATAAAVEKTPPAPRKRPTATASKATPKTPKKKDQA